A region of Haliotis asinina isolate JCU_RB_2024 chromosome 7, JCU_Hal_asi_v2, whole genome shotgun sequence DNA encodes the following proteins:
- the LOC137291052 gene encoding uncharacterized protein has protein sequence MTGLCDGGCSPGWKGVDCTTECVHDVEYGAGCVGNCSARMCDGGSGNCHRGTGRCDAGCQFGWTGVDCGQREVSSLSPVTSISPEVAGVFGAVMMLLVLAVVEGVVCLCRKGDFRMGKRTPREQSGTPGTSHSMQSNPIPLAEVPAYDVLPEHDYTKLDGIHTEHYDTLRSTVDYHNSDVRVQLDTIHTEHHDTLQPTGDYQNSDVGI, from the exons ATGACTGGGTTGTGTGACGGAGGTTGCAGTCCCGGTTGGAAGGGTGTCGACTGTACAACAG AGTGTGTCCACGATGTGGAGTACGGTGCTGGATGTGTGGGTAactgcagtgcccggatgtgtgatGGTGGGTCGGGCAACTGTCACCGGGGTACAGGTCGCTGTGACGCAGGATGTCAGTTTGGGTGGACGGGTGTGGATTGTGGACAGCGCG AAGTGAGCAGTTTGTCCCCGGTCACAAGTATATCCCCAGAAGTAGCTGGTGTCTTTGGAGCTGTGATGATGTTGCTCGTCTTGGCCGTGGTGGAAGGTGTGGTCTGTCTGTGCAGGAAGGGAGACTTCAG AATGGGCAAGAGGACCCCAAGAGAGCAATCTGGCACCCCGGGGACTAGCCACTCAATGCAGTCAAACCCCATCCCACTTGCAGAAGTCCCAGCATATGATGTGCTGCCTGAACATGACTACACCAAGCTGGACGGGATCCACACAGAGCATTATGACACATTACGGTCTACAGTTGACTACCACAACAGTGATGTCCGCGTCCAGCTGGACACGATCCACACAGAGCATCATGACACATTACAGCCTACAGGTGACTACCAGAACAGTGATGTCGGCATCTAG